The Anomaloglossus baeobatrachus isolate aAnoBae1 chromosome 4, aAnoBae1.hap1, whole genome shotgun sequence genome contains the following window.
GATAAGCCCTGTGCAATGTACTGAGCGGTACATCATTTTATCTCTAGTGCCTGTGATCTCTACCGTGTACGCGCCCTACGCGTTTTATCTGAATTACTGATTGCTGCCCAGATTCATCAGGGGTATGTGGCAGCTTGTCTAGTTACATGATGTTACATTGATGCATGTAACAATAGTAGGGCGCATGATAGCTACAGCGGGGAGCGGCTCCTGCTTCCTCCCTTCAGTCCACCAATCAGCCTCCGATCCATGACATGACGGACACTGCTGCCTATCAATGCGGAGCAATGGGAAAACAGTAACCACGGCCGAACACAGCCAATAGCGCTGCACAAAGCAGCACCAGCGACCAATAGGCAATGGATGTCGATCCCAATAATTACTTATGCAGACACAGACCCCATGCAGTGCAATGTAAGAATCTACATCAGTAAGTGACGATAATAAATACAATATATTTAGAACCTTCATTATACAGCACGTTCTGTCTATTGCGACCCCATCTCCTTATAGGATCCTCGCTCCTCCTATAGCTGATGGTgttacttagtgatgtctgcgcatGTCCCCGCTCAATGCTGAGGAATACAATGTACAGGTATAAAGCACAATATACTCTCCAGATGGCGCAGATTACTCTCTGGTGCTCCTTATATTCTGTGCTGTATACACTCATGTATTCCCGGCTCCCTGTGTAGCCGCTGTACTCTGCTGTATTTCTACAAAGTGCTGTAAATCCTCGATGCagcttattttactcacttatatagctctattaatttGACAGCTTCAGAGATGTGACCATCACGGCCACAAGTGGGGctcaatatttatatatatattccccatcagATATTATAGAGTGGGAAGAACCGGGGAAACGTacagaaacacggggagaacatacagaatccatgcagatgttgtcctttgtgggatttgaaaccaggaccccagagctgcaagactacGGTGCTAACCACagaaccaccacaagactgcagttctaaccaccgagccaccacaagacggcagtgctaaccactgagcctccatgctGCACGTAACCCTATTAGAGCCCTTACTAGTGAGCTTTATACCTCCATACACTGCTGTAAACGCCCACATTGTTGTATGTGCACCATATGGCGCTGCATCTCCTTCACCCTTCCTGCCATATAGAGCTTTACATGCATCATGTGCTTTCTAGTCTTGTATACCCTTCATATAGCCCTGTATAATACTCATATGCTGTATCCCACAGAAAATGCAGTAAACGTTCAAGCAATAAAATGTTCACCCACCACACAACACTGAATACCCATAAAAAATACACTGTAATGCCATATAGTGCTGAATATACCCTATCAATCAGACATTCACCcccagccagacgagatctcccgccaTACAACGCGGGAGAGAAAGAAATTAGCAGCCATTGTGCAGGATTCTCATATTCAGTGCTCAGCCAATCAGCACGAGTCTGGCTCCGCAAACAGGTTTATTCTCAGTCTCTCAATTTTAACCCTTTAGTAATGGCGGCGTTCCCACCAATCCCCAGAACAGATGTGATCGAGCGCAGCCCCTCCCCCCGCAGCAGGAGCTGTAGCTTCTCCTCGGAAGATGTGGGCGGCTCTGacaagagcctttgtgttgtgttAGGATAGAGCAGAATTAACCcccgaagccgtagagagtgcggccctggcgcttgagcgcgtacaccacgtccatggcggtgacggtcttcctcttggcgtgctcggtgtaggtgacggcgtcacggatcacgttctccaggaagactttcaggacgccgcgagtctcctcatagatgaggccggagatgcgcttgacgcctcctctgcgggcgagacggcggatggcgggcttggtgatgccctggatgttgtcccggagaaccttcctgtgccgcttggcgccgcccttccccagacctttccctcctttgccgcgtccagacatcttCTATGTAGTCGGCAGAAGACTAAAACTGACGAGCGCACAGTCCTCCTTTATATCCAGCGAGGGAGGACCAGAAAGAGAACAGGAGGGatgacgcggaggggcggagaatttAAGTCTTTtgctctgcccctcctcttctgaTTGGCTGAGCACAGAACTGTTGGGAATTTTGAATTTCCCGCTCATTGTCTGGTTATTTTCCCGCTTCTACAGTGTTAATGTTAAATATAGCCATAACCTTTATTCCAGTAAACTCTCTATAGCTCTGTATATTCTAATACTATTGTGAATATCTCCATATACTGCGATAAAACCACCATATAGTAACATAAAACCCTATATTACTGCTGTAGACTCCCATATAGCATTGTATAGTCCCGTATAATGCTGGATATCACCTCTTTGGTTGATCTACATGAGATCACTGGAGCTCAGTTAGTGACTATTTATATTGACCTCTGACGCCATTTTAAATATCATGACTAAATTTGATTGATGCACCAGAAACGCTTCAGTGTAGACATTGCCGATATGGATTTTTTTTGTACGTGCAATAATAAATATCTCTCTCTCCATGGAGCTGATTCTCCTCTTTGCAGTTAGTCCCGGCAGTAACTATCCGTGCTCCGCACATGACTGCACTCAGGCATTACTGGGGAGCTGGACTCTGGTTCCTCACCGCCTGATAACATTGTGCCATGTCCCCTCATTAAACCACTTGCATCCCCACAGGAATACTAATGATGCTGATTAAACCATAAAAATTCCATTTTATTAGTTactcaataaaaaaaaacatgacaaTGAGCATAGTAAGGAAAAAGGCTGCAAAATGTAACCCTCCAGAACTGGGGAAGGGTGGCCGGGACAACAAAGCAGTCTATAGTATAGGCAATGGTAACCATACACAGCACCCATAAATATAGGCCCTGTAATATTCTTATTccctatacagtatataatatgcaATTTAGTACTTCTCATAAATTTACATATCTCCAGGTCATAGTAAAGTACATAATCCCACAGGGATCAGAAACTTTTctaatatagaataaaaaaaagaagagaagaaagTCCCTCGATCTGATAGCATGCGGATCATACAATGCGGATCATACAAAGTTTCCAGATGTCCCCTCATTAGTCTGTTGTATTTATCCATGTAGGGCTGTATCTCTCAATAGTGATTCATAATCCTGATATACTGCTGTGTACAGCCATATAGCGCTTTATATTTCCATATTACCGTTGTAGCAGCCGATATCAGATCAGTGACTGCAAATCACAGCCCCAGATAAACCAGTAATAGATTATGTCACTGCACGGAGCAGCCTCATCCCCCCGCACTCCCCATGTGCTGCATTACAGATATGTACATATCTCCTTTGCGGGCAGATACCGCATAGCTCCATATAGCGCTGTATCCTCCCGTACATTGCTATATATTCCCCAGTGCAGTATATACCTCCATATACTTTCCCGGTCACTACAGAGCAGCTCCATCCCCCCATATACACACGATCATTACCGAAATCCTCCAGCCACAAACCTCATCTGTAGCGACCATCGCAGTGGATCTGCTCCAATCACTGCCACAGCCAGAAACTGAGACCGTCCAGTATAAAGCTCAGATTAGAcaatgtggtggctcttagaagagcctttgtggtgcAGAGCAGCGGCGGTGatcacttggcgctggtgtacttggtgacggccttggtgccctcggacacggcgtgcttggccagctctccgggcagcagcaggcgcacggcggtctggatctcccgggaggtgatggtgtggcgcttgttgtagtgcgccaggcgggaggcttcccctgcgatgcgctcgaagatgtcaccgacgaagcagttcatgatgcccatggccttggaggagatgccggtgtcggggtgcacctgcttcagcaccttgtacacgtagatggcatagctctccttccggctcttcctccgcttcttgccgtccttcttctgagtcttggtcacggctttcttggagcccttcttGGGCGCTGGGGCGGACTTGGCGGGATCAGGCATGATGAGAGCAGAAAGAACTCTTCACTGGAGAGAGAATAATGATCCTGCGCCTCCCAGAGCGGCCGTATTTATAGCCGGGCCATGCAAATGAGCACTGCTGTCACATCGCTGTTCTATTGGGTGACAAAGGGAAACTGAACCAGCTCCGCCCCCTGCAGCTCATTGGTTGCCTCCTCTCTGCCGTCACATCAGCAGCTTTTCTCCTCtgtatctcccccatactacagaTCTCCATACAGCGCTATAAACCCCGCagtctacacggcgctgtgcacccgGGGCCCCGTCACTCTGCCCCCGCTCTGCAGTGACCGGTAATGCCCCGTATAACATGGAGGAAGCAGTGACTGCAGGAGCGGAGTCTCGGTGCTGAGCGGCCGCGGTTCACTCTCCTGACAGCGGCTTTTCCTTCTACATTCAGATATTTCACATTAGAAGCTGCAAAAACAACAACGGAGATTGGAAAACGAGAATTAGAGGAAAAGGCGGAGCTGAAGCGTCATCAGCCGCAGTCCTCTGTGCGGTCCGCCCCGATGACTGCGGGGAAGCTCCAGCACAGAAACCACGTGCTGCCTGTAACGTGAGGAGCTTGTGGGCGGGGCCATAGTTTTTATGCAGAGTGCTGATTGGCTGAATCCCTAATTTGAACTTCCCGCTCAGTGGCCGATAGCTCCTCCCGCTCTTTGTCTCCGTCGTGTAACACGCGGCCTCAGGGCGGACGTTCTGCTGAGATCTCTACAATCCGACACAGATCTGCAGACGCTGAAGTTGTTTTTTATTCATCTCCTCATTAAAAACGAGTCTAAGAATCTGAACTAATAACAAACGCGTCACTATAAGAATGTGCAGAGCGACATCACAGCCCGATACAATCTGCAGACATTCTCCAGACAGAAAAGCGACCTGGAGTGAGAGGATCCCCCTGCGAGATCTCCAGATCCCACAGCTTCCGACATCAGACACAGGATCCCAATAACCGTATCACAACCCGATACAATCTGCGCCCAACCTGCAGATATTCTCCAGACAGAATACGACCTGGAGTGAGAGAGGGGATCCCCTGCGAGATCTCCAGATCCCACAGCTTCTGACATCTGGAGGACAAGAGGGataataaaggggggggggggggttcgaggGGGTCAGTTTAGTGCAGAAAGCCCGAGATTACTCCTGAGTGAATGAGATGCCATCAGACTCCGGAGACACCGCACAATGAGCCGCTCTCAATACGGGGAGAAACTGAAATAAACCGCGCGATACTACAGATACAGGAAGAGCTGCGGAAAGTAAGAACAGGAGACTCCGCAGCGCCGCCCGTCACATGTAGAGACCGCGCCCCGGACACTGCGGGGAATGAGGAGAATCAGATGCCAGGAATCAGCTCGTCTGAgggaggatgtggtggctctgaaaagagcctttgtgttgtgctcGGGGGTGCGGGACAGATCTACGCCCTCTCCCCGCGGATCCGGCGGGCCAGCTGGATGTCTTTGGGCATGATGGTGACCCTCTTGGCGTGGATGGCGCACAGGTTGGTGTCCTCGAACAGCCCCACCAGATAAGCCTCGCTGGCCTCCTGCAGGGCCATGACGGCCGAGCTCTGGAAGCGCAGATCGGTCTTGAAGTCCTGGGCGATCTCTCTCACCAGGCGCTGGAAGGGAAGCTTCCGGATCAGCAGCTCGGTGGATTTCTGGTAGCGGCGGATCTCCCGGAGAGCGACTGTCCCCGGCCGGTAGCGATGCGGCTTCTTCACTCCGCCGGTGGCGGGAGCGCTCTTCCTGGCGGCCTTAGTGGCCAGCTGCTTGCGGGGAGCTTTCCCTCCGGTGGATTTACGGGCGGTCTGCTTAGTTCTGGCCATAGCTCTGTATAGAAGAGAACAGGAGTGATGAGAGGAGTGGCGGGAGCAGAGTATTTATCCTCCTGTGCGCGTCCTCATTGGTCTGTGAGAAACACGCCCCCTACACCCTATTGACTACTACCACAAAAGAAAATCATGTAGCCAAAAATCATCCAATGTCTGTGACCAATCATTTTTAGaagctccaccccccccccccgcccttaTCCCCTCCAGGCTACACGCAGATTTGGAGCATACGACACCGATGtaactgcagctccatctccccgcACACAGCGCTGAACAGTGCAGCTCCCGCATAATCACTACATCCCCGAGAACTGCTCCCGGCATCTACCGCCCCTTGTATATGACATCACCGCGCGAATCAATAGACAAGCACTGATCAAAGGGAAGCGATAAAGTGTATGCACaggggacaaggtggtggcacagaAACAGCTCTGCAGAAGGTGAtaatgatcatacagctctgcgggacaaggtggtggcactgatcatacacctctgcaggacaaggtggtgacactgatcatacagctctgcaggataaggtggtgacactgatcatacagctctgcaggataaggtggtgacactgatcatacagctctgcaggataaggtggtgacactgatcgtacagctctgcaggataaggtggtggcactgatcatacacctctgcaggataaggtggtgacactgatcatacagctctgcaggataaggtggtgacactgatcatacagctctgcaggacaaggtggtggcactgatcatacagctctgcaggacaaggttgtgacactgatcatacagctctgcaggacaaggtggtggctctgatcctgcagctctgcaggacaaggtggtggcactgatcatacagctctgcaggacaaggtggtgacactgatcatacagctctgcagggcaaggtggtgacactgatcatacagctctgcaggacaaggtggtggctctgatcatacagctctgcaggacaaggtggtggcactgatcatacagctctgcaggacaaggtggtggctctgagaagagcctttgtggtagGAGGACAGAGCGGCTCCGCTTATTTCTTGGCCGCGGGCTTCTTGGCTTTAGTCGCCTTCTTAGCCGGGCTCTTGGCAGCTTTGGGCTTTGCCGCCTTCTTAGCCGGACTCTTCGTCACCTTCTTGGGCTTTGGAGCGGCCTTCGGCTTCTTGGGGCTCTTTGCCGCTTTCTTGGCGGCTGCTGCGGGCTTCTTGGTTTTTTTCGGGCTTTTCTTGGCCGCGGCCGGAGCCTTCTTGGGCTTCTTCGGAGATTTGGCCGCTTTCTTAGCTGCCGGCTTCTTGGGCTTGGCCGCCGGCTTCTTGGGCTTGGCTGCTGGCTTCTTCGTGGCCGCCTTGGCTTTAGTCTCCTTGTTGAGCTTGAAGGACCCGGAGGCGCCGCTGCCCTTCACCTGGAGCAGGGAGCCCTTGTTGACCAGAGCCTTGATGGCCAGCTTCAGGCGGCTGTTATTCTTCTCCACATCGTATCCTTCGGCGGCCACAGCCTTCTTCAGGGCGGCCAGAGACACCCCACTGCGCTCCTTGGAGGCGGACACGGCTTTCAGCAGCAGATCGGACACTTTGGGACTGGAGGGTTTGCTGCTTTTCTTGGCGCCTCCTGTGGCGGATTTCTTCGGCGCCTTCTTAGATTTGGCGGCCGGTTCGGCGGGAGAAGGAGCGGCGGGCGCAGTCTCTGCCATCGTCTGATGaagaagtaacaaaaaaaaaataagatgcttctaaagagaaaacactgagtaaggACAGAGGCCGCGGCGCCTCCTATATATACAGTCACCCTGCAAGCTGATTGGCTGAGTGTCCTGAACTCTTATTAGTTGACACTGCACACAGGCCCCGCCCTCTGCCTGAGCCGTGTGAAGCTCCGCCCCCTGTACTTGCCTATCCAGGATAACAGCACATTCCGGAGCGGGCAGCAGGGGGCGCTCTCTCCTCACTCCCCTCCCCCGACATCCGCACTGACCTCTTGTAGCCGTCACTGGTGGAGGCGGCAGGAAGGAGCCGGGAGGAGCCCCGGATCTCCCACCGTCCTCCCGATCTGCCCAAATCAAACTACGAGTTCTTCCTCGGATCTTCGGTCTCACACTTTCTTCAGAACGGCAGCGAAGGATTAACCCCTTTACCTCCAGTTTTACTATAATGAATTGACCGTTTCTATGAATGACCGGAAGCAACAACCAATCACTGGTGACATTTCCAGTCTCTGTTTCTCCGTTTCTGTTGATTTCTTCCCAGAGACAGaacttttcttttttggccattgaCACTTATGAGAGGATGATTGGAGAGGTTCTTGCAGCGTTACATTGTGTGGGGAGAATATTCCGGCTCTGATCCGCAGCAACAATCACAGGAAAACGCGGCCAATTCTATCATCATCAACGGCTAAAAACACTCCGCTCACTTGTACTTGGTGCCGGGGTCCGCAGCCTACACGGCGCCGTGCACCCGGGACCCGGCACTCTGCTCCCGCTCCGCAGTGACCGGCGCCACAATATGGGAAGTATAGTGCACTCTATGGATTACGATTATACAGCACAATCTGGCGGAATGCAACAGTATGTGGAGGTATACAGCATTATATGGGGACTACACCACACTATATGGGGGTATAAATCAATAtgttgtatgtatatacatatatgtatactttaTGCAGGTATACAGCACCATATGGGAGAGTACAGCATTAATATGGGGGTTATATAATAGTATGAGGAGAAAGTCTAAATAATATTGCGGTATACGGCCCTATATGGAGGTAACAACGGGAGGGGGCAGGGACTTGTTGCAAAGTGATTGGCTAAAACCTGAATTTGAACTTCCCGCTCAATATCTGCGCGCTTCTTCCCCTCTTGTGTAACACGCGGGGTCGGCGGCCGCTCTCTTCCCTCTCAGGAGGCTCCGGATCGGATTAGTGGCAGCGTCCACACCGGAAACACGCGGGGACATCACAGCGTCCACAACAGACAAAGGAGAGAAGCGCAGGGAGAACGGATTActgggttatttatttatttttgctaaaTCTCCATTTTAACTCCTCCCCTTcctctgctgattggctgagcACAGAGCTGTTGGATATTTTGAATTTCCCGCTTCTTCCTTTGTGCTCACATCTCACATTCCGCAGCTTCACAATTCAGAGGTTCAAATATAAATATAGAAAATACAATGACACAAGTAAAGACATCTCTGCCcataagagctgacaatctacactgAGGGGAGGACACAAGACTCGAGCGCTGATACAATGTGGGATTCAGACGTGTAAATAGATCATTGATCAGACGCCTCCGCCCGGGTTCACAGGATGAGAAATATCCCAGGAAAATCAGCGACAAAGCGCAAATGTCACCGAAAACTGCCCCTCCCCATCACCAGAGAAATGTCACCGAAAACAGCCCCTCCCATCACCAGAGAACAACCGGGGAAACGGTAACAAAACCCACAAAGCAACAGTGACCGACCGCAGAATATACAGAAGGCGGTGCTATAGCCCGACTATACATAGTTCTATATCCCGATATAGTGGTGTATACTACGGTACTACTCATAATACTGTGTATCTCCAGGTGGAACAGTTTACACTAAATAGCGCTTGTTCTTGAAAATGCATTAAATCCTTATACCcttgtataccgcacattacactgtataacccccatgtaatcagtataaagctctgctgtagacagtgtggcggcccctgtataccgcacattatactgtataacccccatgtaatcagtataaagctctgctgtagacagtgtggcggcccctgtataccgcacattatactgtataacccccatgtaatcagtataaagctctgctgtagacagtgtggcggcccctgtatactgcacattatactgtatgaccCCCATGTAATGCGGTATAAAGCCCTGCTGTAGACAATGTGgcggctcttagaagagcctttgtggtgtAGGGGATGGGAGCAGCGGTGGTGatcacttggcgctggtgtacttggtgacggccttggtgccctcggacacggcgtgcttggccagctctccgggcagcagcaggcgcacggcggtctggatctcccgggaggtgatggtgtggcgcttgttgtagtgcgccaggcgggaggcttcccctgcgatgcgctcgaagatgtcaccgacgaagcagttcatgatgcccatggccttggaggagatgccggtgtcggggtgcacctgcttcagcaccttgtacacgtagatggcatagctctccttccggctcttcctccgcttcttgccgtccttcttctgagtcttggtcacggctttcttggagcccttcttGGGCGCTGGGGCGGACTTGGCGGGATCAGGCATGATGAGAGCAGAGAGATCTCTTCACTGGAGACAGAATAATGCTCCTGCTCCTCCCAGAGCGGCCGTATTTATAGCCCGGCCATGCAAATGCCCACTGCTGTCACATCGCTGTTCTATTGGGTGAGAAAGAAATGTGACCAGTGAAAACGTCATGCGCTCCGCCCCCTGCAGCTCATTCGTGGTTGCCTAATTTTATTCATCATTGGCAGCTTAAGAGCTAGCCAATGACGGAAGAGGGAACGGAGCATAAACATCTAATAAGCGGTTGAAGACGTTGTCTTCATTTCTGttgctttttttcttcttcttcaggTTTCTGAATGTTCCTGAGAGTCACCGGAAGCAGCAAACCAGGAGGGAAGGTCCGCGCTCAGGACAAGACCCGCTCCTCCCGGTCGGTCGTGTCCTCGGGCTCCTTTTCTCACGCTCGTCGATCACGTGTAGTTCTGGGCAGCACGGAATAAAAGCGGCGTCCCATTCCTACTGCAGGAGTCGTTTCCCTGATGGAGTTAACCCCTCCCCCCCGAAGTATCGCTCTACGGGTGACATCTGACAGCATAATCACCAGGTCACCGCTCAGAAACCTGCGCACACTGACATCTAGCGGCGGCACAGCACAACTGCAGCGCTACAATGCACtgatgccctaatataaatacactcaaaatatctgcgaaaattataaaagtggcaaaaaaatgggcatcaaagtgggcaccaaagtatgatagtcaaagggttaaatggctttgggccactgatcgaacaccacaattacctatctagtgatgcctctaatcaaactcaagtgactccagcctggccaaaggggttctgggcatcagaactggcatcaaagtggtcacAAAGCcaattttcatagatttgaataagtaactggtgtttttgaggggttaaatggctttgggccactgatgtcacaccctatttacatacccagtgatgccacacatcagtgatgccacacatcaaattcagatcattccagcctggcccaaacaggttctgggcatcagaactggcatcaaagtgggcaaaaccccagttttcacatatACTATCACGTATATAGAGATATACAGCAGTATAAGAAGGTATACAGCAGTATATAAgggtatacagcagtatatggaggtaTAGAACAATATATAGaggtatacagcagtatatggaggtatacagcagtatatgggggtatacagcagtatatggaggtaTACAGCAGTATTTAGAGGTATACAGGAGTATATATaggtatacagcagtatatggaggtatacagcagtatatgaaggtatacagcagtatatgagggtatacagcagtatatggaggtaTAGAGCAATATATAGaggtatacagcagtatatggaggtatacagcagtatatgggggtatacagcagtatatgggggtatagagcAATATATAGaggtatacagcagtatatggaggtatacagcagtatatggaggtatacagcagtatatgggggtatacagcagtatatggaggtatacagcagtatatggaggtatacagcagtatatgggggtatacagc
Protein-coding sequences here:
- the LOC142300996 gene encoding histone H1B-like translates to MAETAPAAPSPAEPAAKSKKAPKKSATGGAKKSSKPSSPKVSDLLLKAVSASKERSGVSLAALKKAVAAEGYDVEKNNSRLKLAIKALVNKGSLLQVKGSGASGSFKLNKETKAKAATKKPAAKPKKPAAKPKKPAAKKAAKSPKKPKKAPAAAKKSPKKTKKPAAAAKKAAKSPKKPKAAPKPKKVTKSPAKKAAKPKAAKSPAKKATKAKKPAAKK
- the LOC142300995 gene encoding histone H3, yielding MARTKQTARKSTGGKAPRKQLATKAARKSAPATGGVKKPHRYRPGTVALREIRRYQKSTELLIRKLPFQRLVREIAQDFKTDLRFQSSAVMALQEASEAYLVGLFEDTNLCAIHAKRVTIMPKDIQLARRIRGERA
- the LOC142300994 gene encoding histone H2B 1.1; translated protein: MPDPAKSAPAPKKGSKKAVTKTQKKDGKKRRKSRKESYAIYVYKVLKQVHPDTGISSKAMGIMNCFVGDIFERIAGEASRLAHYNKRHTITSREIQTAVRLLLPGELAKHAVSEGTKAVTKYTSAK